The sequence GCTCCGACTGCTGCTCTACCGAAATAGTGAGCTGGTTGCGTTCCAGGTTCAGCTTGAAATCTTCTTTTTTTAATCCCGGTGCAGCCAGTTCAACATGGTAGCTGTTCTCACTCTCGCTGATATTAACCGCTGGTACGCGGGTGATCATGCGGTCGTTGAAAAACGTGTCGCTGAAGATCGATTCGAAAACATCATTAAAGCCTGGCAATAATGTGTTGTTACGGTTGTTGTTGAATTTAACTAAGGTCATGGCCTTTTCTCCTTTAAATGTTACTCTAAAAAATTAATGTCAATTGTTAATTAAACTATACTAGTCCAGCAACGCCTATGCCAATCCAGCATTCCTGAAAAAATTGCAGAAATGCGCTGCAAAATTTTCAGCGGAAATGTCAGAATTTCAGCGACCGGTTCTGGCTTTCAGTTCGTTATTCAAGCTTTAATGGAAAGCCCGGACGAAGAAGTTTTTCAGTATTCCCACAAAGGCCTGCCACCCGCTGGACTCCGGATCTTGATATTCCCTGGATCGGGATGACAGTAGCGATCTTTTTGGCTTTGGATTAATGAGCACTTTGGCAAATAATCCTACCGCGGCTTTTTTGATCACCCTGAATACACCGTCCTTTTTCTTGATATCCTTTTTGATGTCTGGTACTTCAGATTACTGTAAATGGAGTGACATACCCATTTATTTCCCGTCAATTAAAGTCATTTTGCTGAATATATCGATGGCTCCCCGTTCTACATCCACCTTAGCGTTACTTTTAAAAAATTCTTCAGGTTGAGGAGGTCGGTGCCCTTGAATGACAGGCC comes from Mucilaginibacter mali and encodes:
- a CDS encoding Hsp20/alpha crystallin family protein, producing MTLVKFNNNRNNTLLPGFNDVFESIFSDTFFNDRMITRVPAVNISESENSYHVELAAPGLKKEDFKLNLERNQLTISVEQQSEQNDSQKNYNKREFSYSSFVRSFTLPDSADHSQIDASYTDGILCIDIAKREEAKAVRRQIEIK